One genomic segment of Phycisphaerae bacterium includes these proteins:
- a CDS encoding phosphatidylserine decarboxylase family protein has protein sequence MKFASYGKPLVTIFLLSLLADLVAIALIGFFVSYLFAAVFAILSLPLHAFLLAFFRDPLRDADQRELSDRRMYAPADGRITEIAEIDDARVGGPALKIGIFLSVFDVHINRSPCRAAVVSAERHEGRCVDARNLESSKINSCVDVLLAPHSGSIVALPERIVVRQITGAIARRIVCDAGPGDELKAGERFGMIMFGSRTELIVPNTPHAKVLVTLGQKVYAGKDPLIEYA, from the coding sequence ATGAAGTTCGCCTCGTATGGCAAGCCGCTGGTCACCATCTTTCTGCTTTCGCTGCTGGCCGACCTGGTGGCGATCGCGCTGATCGGGTTTTTTGTCTCGTATCTGTTTGCCGCCGTGTTCGCGATTTTGAGCCTGCCGCTGCACGCGTTTCTGCTGGCGTTCTTTCGCGATCCGCTGCGCGACGCGGATCAGCGGGAGCTTTCGGACCGACGGATGTACGCGCCAGCCGACGGCCGGATCACCGAGATCGCCGAGATCGACGATGCGCGGGTGGGCGGACCGGCCCTGAAGATCGGCATCTTCCTGAGCGTCTTCGACGTCCACATCAACCGCAGCCCGTGCCGCGCCGCGGTCGTCTCGGCCGAGCGGCACGAGGGCCGCTGCGTCGACGCCCGCAACCTCGAGTCGAGCAAGATCAACTCGTGCGTCGACGTGCTGCTGGCCCCGCACAGCGGATCGATCGTCGCGCTGCCCGAGCGGATCGTGGTCCGCCAGATCACGGGTGCGATCGCCCGCCGGATCGTCTGCGACGCCGGTCCGGGCGACGAACTGAAGGCCGGCGAACGATTCGGCATGATCATGTTCGGCTCGCGCACCGAGCTGATCGTCCCCAACACCCCGCACGCCAAGGTCCTGGTCACCCTCGGCCAGAAGGTCTACGCGGGTAAAGACCCGCTGATCGAATACGCCTGA
- a CDS encoding flavodoxin family protein, with protein sequence MGKVVLAISGSQRPKSFSDKMLDLCIEGMGGDLEIHKFQLHRMTIGPCNSCMTCWTKTPGRCAQNDDFSPIAEAYLRADYLLLATPLYFFSFPAPVKNVIDRFFAFIEPAQLPAENGGTKHPIRGDRHPKTVLISSCGFPELDNFDLLRALFRKICDGMGWVRAGEILVPAAGAANAPKLFDRKLDLVRQAGSELAAGAISPETTSAIAEPVMSADDYRAMCTARFSGILGKAKAAAIAVKAMHKPHQAD encoded by the coding sequence ATGGGCAAGGTGGTGTTGGCCATCTCCGGTTCGCAGAGACCCAAGTCCTTCAGCGACAAAATGCTGGACCTGTGCATCGAGGGGATGGGGGGAGACCTGGAAATCCACAAGTTCCAGCTGCACCGGATGACCATCGGGCCGTGCAACAGTTGCATGACCTGCTGGACAAAAACCCCCGGCCGCTGCGCCCAAAACGACGACTTCAGCCCGATCGCTGAGGCATACCTGCGGGCGGATTATCTGCTGCTCGCGACGCCGCTGTACTTCTTCAGCTTTCCCGCGCCGGTCAAGAACGTGATCGACCGCTTCTTCGCCTTCATCGAGCCGGCCCAGCTTCCGGCCGAAAACGGCGGCACCAAACACCCCATCCGCGGCGACCGGCATCCCAAGACCGTGCTCATCAGCTCGTGCGGATTTCCTGAACTCGATAACTTCGACCTGCTGCGGGCCCTCTTCCGGAAGATCTGCGACGGCATGGGCTGGGTTCGGGCCGGAGAAATCCTCGTGCCCGCCGCCGGCGCCGCCAACGCGCCGAAGCTCTTCGATCGGAAACTCGACCTGGTTCGCCAGGCCGGCTCTGAGTTGGCCGCCGGCGCCATCAGTCCCGAAACGACCAGCGCCATCGCTGAGCCCGTCATGTCAGCCGATGACTACCGCGCCATGTGCACCGCCCGCTTCAGCGGCATCCTTGGAAAGGCCAAAGCCGCCGCCATCGCCGTCAAGGCAATGCACAAGCCACACCAAGCCGACTAA